GGCTTGCGCAGCAGGCCCATGGCGAAGCTGCGGGCCTCCGCCGCATGGTGATCGAAACCGGTCATCAGAAGCGACGGAATGCCGTTCTCCTGCCACAACCGCCGGGCCAGGACGAGGCCGTTCTCTCCACCCGAGAGATTGACGTCGACCAGCGCCAGGTCGGGACATTCGCGGGCGCCGACCCGCGCGGCCTTGGCGGCATCGCGCAACGGTCCGACCACGGTATAGCCCGCATTCTCCAGAACGGCCTTCACGGCCGGACCGATCAGCGGATCGTCCTCGACGACAAGCAACTTCAAGACGGCGTGCTCCCTTGATTCAACCGAGCGGGCTTATAGCCCTCTCTTTCCGGAATTCGAAGCCTTGTTCGGCTTCGATCCACTGAACCGCCCATGTTTGTCGCAGTTCCGCCCCGTTCAAGAGGTCGAAGGAGTACCCCCTTCCGACCATGCGGCCTTACTGAACAACCGGCTTGGAAACATACACCATTGCCGCCAGTTTTACTCGAACGCGTGAGAGGAAAGAAAACATGGCCTTTGTTGAACTGACAGAGATATCGGGGGATACCGTTCTGGTGAACCCCATCGCCGTCGCCTATCTGCGGGCGACGGCCGATGGCGGGACGGAACTTCACTTCACC
Above is a genomic segment from Azospirillum ramasamyi containing:
- a CDS encoding response regulator codes for the protein MKLLVVEDDPLIGPAVKAVLENAGYTVVGPLRDAAKAARVGARECPDLALVDVNLSGGENGLVLARRLWQENGIPSLLMTGFDHHAAEARSFAMGLLRKPVMPDALVQAIGAAGEILGGLRPSSKPEALEIFQGSAAFTASLPKMRSA